In the Hermetia illucens chromosome 1, iHerIll2.2.curated.20191125, whole genome shotgun sequence genome, CAATCCACTTCTGAAGAGCACTGTGGGATTATACCAACACGGTAGGCACTCAGGTTAAGCCACTACCGACTTCATGTCCCGCAGCGAAATAGTTTCCAGCGACACCTTGTTTGTTTGAAAGTCTGCTTTCTACTTGGTAAACGATGAATTGAAGTCTTCTGCAAGAATAATGTGGGATCGTGCACTCGTGTATGATGATCTATATCTAAAAGCGATAACAGGTAAGACTTTTGTTCGCTCTAACGCATGATCCCTGCGATTTGGTTTTGGCAGCTGCTTGTTTGGCCATGCAGCCAATAAGCTAATGGTTGCCGATTGCTTACCGTCGTTTCCTTTTTGGAAGTTCTGTATTGGGATGATACTCTCGTCTGTACCAATTCATCTGTCCTCTTTCATCGTTTCATCATCGAGGTCCTTGACCTCAGAGCTATGTCTAGCCTTTGATAGCTGGGTATCCTTTTGTTCTACATCTTTCGGGGCTCTGCGCAAAGTTCATTTTTCTGCGATTTCCTGAGTAACTTTGCCAGCATTACGTTAATCCCTTCGTCGCTGAAATGCAATATTCCTTCGTCGCAGTGCTTAGAACATCCGCTGGAACCATCAATAGTTGGTTTCCTATTCGTATGTGCGAAGCTAGGCGCAGAGAGCAGCATTTTGTTTTTTAGATTGAAGGGATTCTGATTCAGCAATGTCAATACCCTCTCTATGCTGCAATGAAAATTCCAGCCTTTAATATAGGCTTTTCGTATTTTTAACTGGACTAATCTAGATGTCTTTTCTTGCTTTGGACGTGTGTCCCCACCAATCCCCAGTTCGCGCATCTCAATTCTTAGGACAAGTTCACTTCAACCGACCTGATCCATTTTCGCAAACTATCAATTCGAACAATTCGACTCTATATGACAACTAGGCTTCCAAAAATATTCCTCCCTCTGAAAACCGCCCAAGTAAAGCTAATCATCGTGTATTTTGTAAATTTCCTGGAAAGCTTTTTAATTTGTCGTATGACCATAAAACTTTGAaataatataggttttaatatgtcATAGGGAAATACGGAGAAGTTTAGTGAGATATGTGTAAAATGTCAACATTAGAAAGATTAGTCGATATATTTAACTCAGATGGAGCCCCATGCCCCAAATCACATCTGAAGCGTCGAACTTTCGGTTTCCGACTTGCTTGCTTATGATATCGGCAAATCTTCGATAGTATATTTTCTACAGAAATTAAATATATGCAGCAGTTTCTTACAgtgtattatttttctttacagGGAACTCCCGACCGAAAGATCACATTGACCTCACAACAAAACACAGGTTATGGTGACAATATCCTTCCCGAACCCGAGGAGGTAGCAGCAAGACTGGTTGATGGACCTTCCCCCTTGCAAGGTCGTCTGCAAATTTATTATAAGGGTAGTTGGAGATCAGTGTGCACCAATTCAAGAAAGTAAGTAGTGGAGTGCTGTTCGTGCACGACTTAATTCGAAATTGGATTTTAAGTCATGTTTGACGTTTATTTTGAAGTTTTTATGGGATGTTCTTGAAAGctgcttcattaatttttcagcTGGACAGTTCAAGACTACGAAACTGCATGCCGGCAGATGGGCTACCAAGGGGGTAGATTTTGGAATTGGGTAGAGCGAAATTGGAATTTCCAACCACGTTTACTCTACGAAGAACCAAACTGCAGAGGAACTGAGTCGTCTCTGTTAGAGTGCTCCTGGCATACCAAACAAATAGGCTCAGGTGTCTGTGATTACCATAGTGATATTGGAATTCAATGCTTACCGATCCACGAATCGCCTCTATCCCATTGGAGAGGGTTGCAGTTTGACAATGCTCCCACGACCCGGACTCTCTCAGAAGATAATACAGTGTATAGCTCAGTTTCAGAGTCACTATTGCGATATGTTAATATAGTTCGGGCCGGATCAGGAAGAGGACGAACCACGGTTGGGTCAATAGAGGTTATTGGAATACCACCAGTATTAGAATTTGTCACAGTTGATCATTCTGCCTATACTGGAATTAATGTAACCCTGCCAGATTCAGGGTTTGTGTTTCGAAATGTTACTGTCAGACGAAGTAAAGGATTTGGAGTGTTTGTGAACTCGAGCTGCGGGCTTGCCCACTTGGAGGATTGTATTGTCAGTGAAAATGGAGCAGATGGTGTCCGATATGTTGGACACGATCTCAGAACGGAAGATCGAAAGGATCGAACTACGATCTACGACTTTTGCACAGTACCTAATACTGCAGGACAAACATACCCCATCTCAGTTTCACTGAAACAGTCGAAGTATGATGCCGGAACTAAAGAGTGTATGAAAGCGTTCCAGACCAAACGTGGCTACGTTTTGACTGCCAGCTTTGTTTACTTCACTATTGCACAGAATGAAACAGCTCAAATTGATGTATACGATGGAACGTCGGTAAACGATCGGCTGCTGAAATCCTGGATGATACGGAATTCAACGCGCGTTCAAAGTATTTCCAGTacaaaggaaaaaatatttatacgCTTCAAGGCTAATCCCAGGGCGGAGATGCTGGGGTTTCTTCGTTTAACCACTGGTCCATTCAAAACATATGATCTCAACGTAACACGTTCAGTGATCGCAGATAACGGAGGCCGTGGTGTTGCTGTGGATAATTTACGATCGATGGTGCACCTTCATAGGAGCGTTGTTTCAAGTAACGGGCATGTGGCTGGCTTACACGTAACCAGCGGAGCAGGAGACGTTAATGTTACACAGACGAAAATAAGTTTCAACCAAGGAGATGGTGTTAATATTACTTACTATGGAGGCAACCGGAATATATCAAGAAGTTCACTAAGTTCCAATGGTGGCTATGGTTTGAGTTTATGGTTGAATGAAACTTCTGACAAGGAGCGAATGGAATTTGTACCAGTAAATCAAACAACGGTGGTCGAATACTCTGAGATAGTGCGTAATCTTGAAACTGGCATTCGCCATGGCAATTTCTGTGGAGATTTTTGGGTTAATATCACAGGAAATTGGTTCAACGACAGCAAATCAAATGATGTTGACATCCAAACTTGCTGGTTTGATAGAGTTCCAGATGGGCGACTACGACTTCAAATTGGCCATAACTTATTCGAACACAGCAACCGTGTAGGTGTCCTTATTAGTCCTGCTCTGAATCTCCTCGGAAAAATTGAGTACAATCACTTTCGCTTTGGTAAGCATGGCGCGATCTATATCAAAAACAAAGAATGGGAAGAATTCAGGATGCTGCCGGTCCAGTTAAATATTCAACACAACCAGCTTTATAAAAATCAAGGGTATTACGTGGTATCTTTGGGTTTGTCTCCTTATGGCGATCGCGAAACTCAACATATTTTGTTCACAAGAAACTTTGTGAAGGATAATAAAGTGGTGGAGCCATTTGGATCGCGTGAAGAAGGCACAGAAGGGGCTCAAGGAGAAGGTCGTTTGAATCCGCGGTCACGAGTTTCAGCTGCTGTGGTTATTTCTTCTAGCAATGTGGACGTTTTTCGAAACATAATATCGAATAAGGATTCCAGATATGAAGTTGGATCACAACTATCAGATCAGAGTCGAATTCTCAATGTTACTTACAACTGGTTGGGCCATGGAAGTGAAGAAGTTATCTATCAAAGGGTTTTCCATCGAAAGGATCGCTATGATCTCGCAAAGATTGAATACATGCCTTTTCTACTGCATAATTCTAATCCTGGAACGAATACTGTTTTCAGTCAAAGGATTTTCGTGCCAAAGTTCTATAGCGAAGGATCAGAGTACATTGGTGGTGAAGTTGATGGCCAAGAAGTTATACCCCCTGGAATTTACACTGTGAATCGAGACGTAAATATTCGTCCGGGAGGAAAACTTATACTGAGTCCTGGCGCAACTTTGAATTTCGAGCCTAGTGTTGGAATGATGGTTGCTGGGAAGTTGGAAGCAAGAGGTCGACGTCCGGATGACATTCTTTTTACACTGAAACAAGAAATTGTGGTCGCGGCTAACGAGACGAACGAAGCATTGAACGATGAGATGGCTGTGATCGATATTGAAACGGATTCAGTGATTGGGGTCAACGAAACTCCAAAAGTGCCAATAAGATTGTTAGGTGGAGTTTCGGAGCATGAAGGAAGACTCCAGGTGTATCTGAATGGAAAATGGGGAACAGTTTGTGACTACGGTTGGAATATAATTAACGCTGCATTAGTGTGCAATCAGCTAGGATTAGCTTTGAACCCTTCTGACTGGAGATTACTACGCTCGGAAGTTCCTGGGAGTGGCACGACGGAAGAGATTCTTTTATCCAACGTACGCTGTACAGAACATGACACTGACATAACAAAATGTCGAGCTGAAAGATTTCTAAAGGGAGAGTTTGAAAACTCTTGCACCCATGAACATGATGTGGGACTTCGATGCTATGAAGGAGCTTGGGCCGGTCTACGATTTGGAGTTCTCGCTGAGCGCGCTGATCTGCAGTATGTTACGATTGAGAAAGCTGGCCTTTTCGATTACACCACAAATTCCTTCAAACCAGCTATGCAAATGGATTTTGCTAAACACAATTTGGAGAATGTGCGGGTTGTCAACAATTTACATGACGGACTTGGTGTAGTTTACTCAGATGTCTTTGGAGGAATATCGATTAACAATGTGAAAAACTCAGAGTTCATGAATAATCGTGGAAGCGGGGTTAGTTTGAAACAATTAGGACTTCGAATGCAAGGCTctacaataaaaaataatttgggAAGCGGGATTGCATATAATCCTGTCCTTTCAGCGGTAGAACAACGCGAATTAGCTAGCTGGTTCTACATGCCTCCAGATTTCAACGTGTTTGACTCAGATTTTAATCCATTTAGGCTTCCCGAAGACAATTATCGAATTGATCTCGACCCTTTTAggatgaagcatattatcactAACAAACACTACGGGGATCCGATTGATAGGAAAGTTTACATTCGTTGTGAGCCTGGATACGTTATAGGAATCCAGCTCCTGAATCCTATTGAGAATCGATCAACTGAAGAAATCTGGATCCACGATGCGCAAGCTGAAAACTCTCGAGCCGATACTTGGAGTGTGAAGCGCGACCTATCGGTATTCCCTGCTACGAGTACCAGCTATGGAGTGATTTTGAACTATAAAAGTGGCGAGAAGGCGTTGGGAGGAGCAGTGTTAATTTTGTCTGTAACTCCAGCTCCagtgcaaaatatcaaaaatagaataGTGAAGGGTCCTGTTCCGACATTGTACGTGAAATCCACTAAAATCCAGAACAATTCGAGAGGCGTTTCAGCGATGTATTACAACCGCTACTtgggcgaacgtggagagcactATTTGAGAAAAGCTAACGAGTCATACCGTTTTGTTAACACTGAAATTAGTAATAATCGAGGTGAGGCATTCCTGGTTCGAGCACCTTTTTGGGATGTTCATGTCAGTAATTTGTCCGAAGTTTCGATTCACATCAATGGATCACTTATTTTGAAAAACGGTCGTGGCATCCATCAcatatcgaaagatttgcgatcttCAAACAATCTCTTCCACTACGTTTTACAGGATACCACAATCGAGGAGAATTCAGATGGTGGTCTGCAGGTTTCCCTGCCATACGTCTGGCAATATAATGAAAATTTCACTCATTCAGTTTATCTTGGCAACGATACCTGGATCCGAAATAACAATTTCGAAGTGAAGATCAGTGGACACTACGCAATCGTGAATATAACTTCAAATGTATTCAGAAATAATAACTGCAAGAGAGGGTTGATTGCAATGCACGggatggagaagaagatgaaaatTGATAATAACCAAATTGACGGAAACAATGGCAGATACATATTCGATTTCCGGGCAGACAGCTTAAGTGAGATTTTAGGAGAGGTACCAGCTATCCTGCAACTGAATGATATACGAAACAATCGATACGAGCTGCCTTCAACCTTTAGGTCTGCCATGATGAGGGAGAATGTCAGGAAGGCTAAGACGTATCTAAAGAACCCAACTTGTGTGATTGGATTTGGAGGCATTCAGAAAGTCACCATTTACCGAAATTTGATTGCTAATAACAAAATGGACTACGATCTTGTTGCTGGAATTAAATCAGCTCGAGTCAACAATTACTTATACGCAAGAGAGAACTGGTGGGGGTCGATCGAGGATGATTATATTATATCAAGAATTTTCGACTTCGACGATTGGAACAATCATGCAGAAGTGGTTTTCCGGCCTTATCTTCTTGAGAACTCCTTTGATGCTAGTGTCTCGGTCGCGTTTGAAAGAAATCCAGATGTAGATTTGGATAATTTGGGAGGAAGGATTTTCCGAGATACAACAATTTACAGAAGAGATAAACCGTATTGGGTACGATCAGACATCACAGTAATGCCAGGTATTACCCTAACAATTGACAACGGGGTTGTGATGGAATTCGCTCCTAATGTTGGAATATTAGTGCTTGGAACCTTAAAAGCTCGTGGGTTCAAAGATGGGCATATTATCATGAGGCCAAAATTCGGACAGTCTCAAGCTTTAACAAGAATTGAAAGATCTTTGGAAAACCTGGTGGCTTATGACTCCATCAGACTTTGCACTAAGAAAAACTGCTCCTCTAGTGAAAATGAAGTTGACACCACCCACGAAGGATTCTTGGAATATTTTAATCACACAACGCTTCAATGGGTTCCGATCTGTGACCGGCGATTCACCGAAAGAAATGCTCAAGTTGTTTGCAGAGAATTAGGTTTTGATCCTTTAGACGTTTACTTTGCTCACGATCGCCGTATTGAATTTCACACCAATTCGCTGACTAGAATTTGGTCCTGGGTTGAACCAATGGAATGTCGAGGAGATGAATCTCGTTTGGAACTTTGCCCTGAACGGTTGAATGGTCAACTTTATGGCCGCAGACATGAATGCCATTGGGATGATGAGTTTGTATTTGTTAGTTGCAATGGTGATTTTGAGCCCAAAAATTATTGGGGTGGAGTTCGATTTGCAAATCCTGACTTCGAGAATAACATCTATCAACATAGGTTGCACGATCATAGAACACACGGCGTTGGAGCTGATGATGAGAGTCATATGGAATTTGTACGAATCGAAGGAGCAGGAATCTTACATAATGAAAAATCGCCGGCGATTCAAACTATTTTCAAGAGTCCGATTATAAGTTCGGTGACGATCAAGAATAGTGCGCACCATGGAGTCAATTTGATTTCTCCTAGTAAGACGATGCATTTAAAGTTCTTGAATATTGAGAATACTCTAGGACATGGAATAAATGTTTTGTCATTGACTGGGGAAGGAAGAGAAAGCGATGAATCAAGTTTCGCCCCGTTGAAGGCTATTCAACTACCTTAcaatttgttttcattgataGACATCTGCGATACAACGAAAGTTATTACCGTTGAAGAAAGGATCATTCTCTATTATAAATACGACAATAATCCTGTGAATTGCGTTAAAATCTTTAATACTCCTCACCGAATCAAACCGCTTGGATTTAGGCTACTTCAGTCAAACTTATTCAATCACTCTAAAGAATACGGCCGAACTGATTCGATCAATCTATATGACGGCGACATTTATAATATTTCATCAATATTCCTGGGAAAAGTAGAAACTGATTCAGATAATGAGAAAAATCTGTTTAGAACCAAGAGCCCGACGCTTAGCGTGAGATTGATAGCAAGTGGAGCTCCCGCTACACATGGGTTTATTGCTGAAGTAATCACGCTTCCTATCTCAGTGCTGGGATACAGTAAGTTTGAGAGGATTTATTGGTGTTaacttttattaatttcattgttGTTCTTAGGTCGTGATGCTCAGCACAATGTGTCATATTCGGAAATATCAGGAACAGTTGCTGGAGCCCTTTCGTATTCCACCGCTGGAGAAGTGTCACCAATTTTAACGCTTGAAGGAAACCGATTTACTAACAACTGCCGTCAAATGTATGGGAACTTTTCGACCTGTGAAGCGGCTATTGAAATCGATGTGCAGAATATGCAGTCAGTTCATTTTAGGGTAAGATTAACAATTCGTTTTGGTTCTTTGAGTTTCCTTCCTTGACTTGTTACGTAATTCCCTCGGTATCGAGCATTTCCGGCGATGGAGCCAGGTAAGATTCCTGAAACTGGCATGAAGGTCCTCTGTTAACATCAAAACAGTTCCTAACGAGTCAGATGTCGGACCCTAAGCATGCTTTTAAGATATTTTCCCTATTTAAGGGTCTGGATGCTGATGAAGAGATGTCTATGAATCTGAATGCTGGTATAGTAGGTGTAGCATGTTTGCAATAGCAGAATTTCAAGAGTTGTTGTTAAAAATATCCACTAGAAACGAAATCCCTTGTTGTAAttgaaaaaattgtgttttcggAGTATTGTAAAATTTTAAACTGGAAAAATCAGTTTGCCATGAAGGAATTTGTGATTTCCGCAAATTATAATTATTTCCGTTTGcccttcaatttcaaaaaatttgctaTTTTTGCTAAGTGCTTCCACGTGAACTAAGCCAAAATATTGAATTATGA is a window encoding:
- the LOC119647081 gene encoding protein bark beetle isoform X1 → MAKYKKCTHSASLIRRVLLYGAFTATVCLVLNIQSVLAQNEIKLNEIDPGDPNVHYDANSNPNANKPMTELAGGSIVGERILRADESPFIVRTDIEIENGAKLVIESGVTMYFAPMVGITVRGTIKAVGTPDRKITLTSQQNTGYGDNILPEPEEVAARLVDGPSPLQGRLQIYYKGSWRSVCTNSRNWTVQDYETACRQMGYQGGRFWNWVERNWNFQPRLLYEEPNCRGTESSLLECSWHTKQIGSGVCDYHSDIGIQCLPIHESPLSHWRGLQFDNAPTTRTLSEDNTVYSSVSESLLRYVNIVRAGSGRGRTTVGSIEVIGIPPVLEFVTVDHSAYTGINVTLPDSGFVFRNVTVRRSKGFGVFVNSSCGLAHLEDCIVSENGADGVRYVGHDLRTEDRKDRTTIYDFCTVPNTAGQTYPISVSLKQSKYDAGTKECMKAFQTKRGYVLTASFVYFTIAQNETAQIDVYDGTSVNDRLLKSWMIRNSTRVQSISSTKEKIFIRFKANPRAEMLGFLRLTTGPFKTYDLNVTRSVIADNGGRGVAVDNLRSMVHLHRSVVSSNGHVAGLHVTSGAGDVNVTQTKISFNQGDGVNITYYGGNRNISRSSLSSNGGYGLSLWLNETSDKERMEFVPVNQTTVVEYSEIVRNLETGIRHGNFCGDFWVNITGNWFNDSKSNDVDIQTCWFDRVPDGRLRLQIGHNLFEHSNRVGVLISPALNLLGKIEYNHFRFGKHGAIYIKNKEWEEFRMLPVQLNIQHNQLYKNQGYYVVSLGLSPYGDRETQHILFTRNFVKDNKVVEPFGSREEGTEGAQGEGRLNPRSRVSAAVVISSSNVDVFRNIISNKDSRYEVGSQLSDQSRILNVTYNWLGHGSEEVIYQRVFHRKDRYDLAKIEYMPFLLHNSNPGTNTVFSQRIFVPKFYSEGSEYIGGEVDGQEVIPPGIYTVNRDVNIRPGGKLILSPGATLNFEPSVGMMVAGKLEARGRRPDDILFTLKQEIVVAANETNEALNDEMAVIDIETDSVIGVNETPKVPIRLLGGVSEHEGRLQVYLNGKWGTVCDYGWNIINAALVCNQLGLALNPSDWRLLRSEVPGSGTTEEILLSNVRCTEHDTDITKCRAERFLKGEFENSCTHEHDVGLRCYEGAWAGLRFGVLAERADLQYVTIEKAGLFDYTTNSFKPAMQMDFAKHNLENVRVVNNLHDGLGVVYSDVFGGISINNVKNSEFMNNRGSGVSLKQLGLRMQGSTIKNNLGSGIAYNPVLSAVEQRELASWFYMPPDFNVFDSDFNPFRLPEDNYRIDLDPFRMKHIITNKHYGDPIDRKVYIRCEPGYVIGIQLLNPIENRSTEEIWIHDAQAENSRADTWSVKRDLSVFPATSTSYGVILNYKSGEKALGGAVLILSVTPAPVQNIKNRIVKGPVPTLYVKSTKIQNNSRGVSAMYYNRYLGERGEHYLRKANESYRFVNTEISNNRGEAFLVRAPFWDVHVSNLSEVSIHINGSLILKNGRGIHHISKDLRSSNNLFHYVLQDTTIEENSDGGLQVSLPYVWQYNENFTHSVYLGNDTWIRNNNFEVKISGHYAIVNITSNVFRNNNCKRGLIAMHGMEKKMKIDNNQIDGNNGRYIFDFRADSLSEILGEVPAILQLNDIRNNRYELPSTFRSAMMRENVRKAKTYLKNPTCVIGFGGIQKVTIYRNLIANNKMDYDLVAGIKSARVNNYLYARENWWGSIEDDYIISRIFDFDDWNNHAEVVFRPYLLENSFDASVSVAFERNPDVDLDNLGGRIFRDTTIYRRDKPYWVRSDITVMPGITLTIDNGVVMEFAPNVGILVLGTLKARGFKDGHIIMRPKFGQSQALTRIERSLENLVAYDSIRLCTKKNCSSSENEVDTTHEGFLEYFNHTTLQWVPICDRRFTERNAQVVCRELGFDPLDVYFAHDRRIEFHTNSLTRIWSWVEPMECRGDESRLELCPERLNGQLYGRRHECHWDDEFVFVSCNGDFEPKNYWGGVRFANPDFENNIYQHRLHDHRTHGVGADDESHMEFVRIEGAGILHNEKSPAIQTIFKSPIISSVTIKNSAHHGVNLISPSKTMHLKFLNIENTLGHGINVLSLTGEGRESDESSFAPLKAIQLPYNLFSLIDICDTTKVITVEERIILYYKYDNNPVNCVKIFNTPHRIKPLGFRLLQSNLFNHSKEYGRTDSINLYDGDIYNISSIFLGKVETDSDNEKNLFRTKSPTLSVRLIASGAPATHGFIAEVITLPISVLGYSRDAQHNVSYSEISGTVAGALSYSTAGEVSPILTLEGNRFTNNCRQMYGNFSTCEAAIEIDVQNMQSVHFRNNLVQQNQGGLFIRADSRGSATSLRGWIHHNLFAKNRNRPALYVEGRQSSPYQEVIVYNNYFSQNDAKYENVIKLRQVLSNFTYNYVHSNYGGRILEISGFDKVRLPIYQTTSHNGFYDNVATDWRGRATIVAGTAGQHYVDNIFRNPNNDYEIITVNRSIFDFQYWNNTIDVWKTKIDATHNYWSYNETISVGSRIRDKSDDPLLLEVQFIPFHMNNETILDGKCPPGWNLVLDTCFMYVGAPMTFYEAREFCRSDNASMPFIRTDSETLWAFLQHSMRHLRYPEKVWVQDFNYIDKCTSFIYRTTDVEDCNNRMPFICEIDPKVVIDPLSLRADVFAISIISAFILVIILLVLIGVCWYMKSRHRHVQRLERRHSIRQSLRSLNSIDPQGSMRRRNFNMSASTNTLTKSSVTDYKKMTSNGSIDSMDKSVLSSETSYDAYDPKAAHYNEYSNQPNGNGYHNNALAQKYNEYANQSKAKSSPVVPVKTATVGSTRSGNKPRAYGLPDYNPQNFELSYRNEGFRDNSTFSGTRNNSVSTTLTEDTPIIHQTDTEDVESDYYGNSSTLPLRSKGENLAFLSELKHRLPEYESPKREEVFQPAHSSFLPPPPDPPGSEQSTASSTLPYDKKIDRLQFSPTEDDQFEEIRRPAPVPAEVRRPDSYYTAVRSSRAPKNNNLPPPPSPIREGGSGRPRTVYEAAEDPRPSYSRSKSEALLETNFDEAMPNAGLQADNRSYSQPLETAM
- the LOC119647081 gene encoding protein bark beetle isoform X2, whose product is MAKYKKCTHSASLIRRVLLYGAFTATVCLVLNIQSVLAQNEIKLNEIDPGDPNVHYDANSNPNANKPMTELAGGSIVGERILRADESPFIVRTDIEIENGAKLVIESGVTMYFAPMVGITVRGTIKAVGTPDRKITLTSQQNTGYGDNILPEPEEVAARLVDGPSPLQGRLQIYYKGSWRSVCTNSRNWTVQDYETACRQMGYQGGRFWNWVERNWNFQPRLLYEEPNCRGTESSLLECSWHTKQIGSGVCDYHSDIGIQCLPIHESPLSHWRGLQFDNAPTTRTLSEDNTVYSSVSESLLRYVNIVRAGSGRGRTTVGSIEVIGIPPVLEFVTVDHSAYTGINVTLPDSGFVFRNVTVRRSKGFGVFVNSSCGLAHLEDCIVSENGADGVRYVGHDLRTEDRKDRTTIYDFCTVPNTAGQTYPISVSLKQSKYDAGTKECMKAFQTKRGYVLTASFVYFTIAQNETAQIDVYDGTSVNDRLLKSWMIRNSTRVQSISSTKEKIFIRFKANPRAEMLGFLRLTTGPFKTYDLNVTRSVIADNGGRGVAVDNLRSMVHLHRSVVSSNGHVAGLHVTSGAGDVNVTQTKISFNQGDGVNITYYGGNRNISRSSLSSNGGYGLSLWLNETSDKERMEFVPVNQTTVVEYSEIVRNLETGIRHGNFCGDFWVNITGNWFNDSKSNDVDIQTCWFDRVPDGRLRLQIGHNLFEHSNRVGVLISPALNLLGKIEYNHFRFGKHGAIYIKNKEWEEFRMLPVQLNIQHNQLYKNQGYYVVSLGLSPYGDRETQHILFTRNFVKDNKVVEPFGSREEGTEGAQGEGRLNPRSRVSAAVVISSSNVDVFRNIISNKDSRYEVGSQLSDQSRILNVTYNWLGHGSEEVIYQRVFHRKDRYDLAKIEYMPFLLHNSNPGTNTVFSQRIFVPKFYSEGSEYIGGEVDGQEVIPPGIYTVNRDVNIRPGGKLILSPGATLNFEPSVGMMVAGKLEARGRRPDDILFTLKQEIVVAANETNEALNDEMAVIDIETDSVIGVNETPKVPIRLLGGVSEHEGRLQVYLNGKWGTVCDYGWNIINAALVCNQLGLALNPSDWRLLRSEVPGSGTTEEILLSNVRCTEHDTDITKCRAERFLKGEFENSCTHEHDVGLRCYEGAWAGLRFGVLAERADLQYVTIEKAGLFDYTTNSFKPAMQMDFAKHNLENVRVVNNLHDGLGVVYSDVFGGISINNVKNSEFMNNRGSGVSLKQLGLRMQGSTIKNNLGSGIAYNPVLSAVEQRELASWFYMPPDFNVFDSDFNPFRLPEDNYRIDLDPFRMKHIITNKHYGDPIDRKVYIRCEPGYVIGIQLLNPIENRSTEEIWIHDAQAENSRADTWSVKRDLSVFPATSTSYGVILNYKSGEKALGGAVLILSVTPAPVQNIKNRIVKGPVPTLYVKSTKIQNNSRGVSAMYYNRYLGERGEHYLRKANESYRFVNTEISNNRGEAFLVRAPFWDVHVSNLSEVSIHINGSLILKNGRGIHHISKDLRSSNNLFHYVLQDTTIEENSDGGLQVSLPYVWQYNENFTHSVYLGNDTWIRNNNFEVKISGHYAIVNITSNVFRNNNCKRGLIAMHGMEKKMKIDNNQIDGNNGRYIFDFRADSLSEILGEVPAILQLNDIRNNRYELPSTFRSAMMRENVRKAKTYLKNPTCVIGFGGIQKVTIYRNLIANNKMDYDLVAGIKSARVNNYLYARENWWGSIEDDYIISRIFDFDDWNNHAEVVFRPYLLENSFDASVSVAFERNPDVDLDNLGGRIFRDTTIYRRDKPYWVRSDITVMPGITLTIDNGVVMEFAPNVGILVLGTLKARGFKDGHIIMRPKFGQSQALTRIERSLENLVAYDSIRLCTKKNCSSSENEVDTTHEGFLEYFNHTTLQWVPICDRRFTERNAQVVCRELGFDPLDVYFAHDRRIEFHTNSLTRIWSWVEPMECRGDESRLELCPERLNGQLYGRRHECHWDDEFVFVSCNGDFEPKNYWGGVRFANPDFENNIYQHRLHDHRTHGVGADDESHMEFVRIEGAGILHNEKSPAIQTIFKSPIISSVTIKNSAHHGVNLISPSKTMHLKFLNIENTLGHGINVLSLTGEGRESDESSFAPLKAIQLPYNLFSLIDICDTTKVITVEERIILYYKYDNNPVNCVKIFNTPHRIKPLGFRLLQSNLFNHSKEYGRTDSINLYDGDIYNISSIFLGKVETDSDNEKNLFRTKSPTLSVRLIASGAPATHGFIAEVITLPISVLGYSRDAQHNVSYSEISGTVAGALSYSTAGEVSPILTLEGNRFTNNCRQMYGNFSTCEAAIEIDVQNMQSVHFRNNLVQQNQGGLFIRADSRGSATSLRGWIHHNLFAKNRNRPALYVEGRQSSPYQEVIVYNNYFSQNDAKYENVIKLRQVLSNFTYNYVHSNYGGRILEISGFDKVRLPIYQTTSHNGFYDNVATDWRGRATIVAGTAGQHYVDNIFRNPNNDYEIITVNRSITIDVWKTKIDATHNYWSYNETISVGSRIRDKSDDPLLLEVQFIPFHMNNETILDGKCPPGWNLVLDTCFMYVGAPMTFYEAREFCRSDNASMPFIRTDSETLWAFLQHSMRHLRYPEKVWVQDFNYIDKCTSFIYRTTDVEDCNNRMPFICEIDPKVVIDPLSLRADVFAISIISAFILVIILLVLIGVCWYMKSRHRHVQRLERRHSIRQSLRSLNSIDPQGSMRRRNFNMSASTNTLTKSSVTDYKKMTSNGSIDSMDKSVLSSETSYDAYDPKAAHYNEYSNQPNGNGYHNNALAQKYNEYANQSKAKSSPVVPVKTATVGSTRSGNKPRAYGLPDYNPQNFELSYRNEGFRDNSTFSGTRNNSVSTTLTEDTPIIHQTDTEDVESDYYGNSSTLPLRSKGENLAFLSELKHRLPEYESPKREEVFQPAHSSFLPPPPDPPGSEQSTASSTLPYDKKIDRLQFSPTEDDQFEEIRRPAPVPAEVRRPDSYYTAVRSSRAPKNNNLPPPPSPIREGGSGRPRTVYEAAEDPRPSYSRSKSEALLETNFDEAMPNAGLQADNRSYSQPLETAM